Proteins encoded by one window of Rouxiella chamberiensis:
- the pcnB gene encoding polynucleotide adenylyltransferase PcnB: MTIVPRDGHDISRRDISDNALKVLYRLNKSGYEAYLVGGGVRDLLLHKKPKDFDITTNATPEQVRKLFRNCRLVGRRFRLAHVMFGPEIIEVATFRGHHEQVQETDDKNLSQQAQNGMLLRDNIFGSIEEDAQRRDFTINSLYYGISDFTLRDYTGGLKDLKDGVIRLIGDPETRYREDPVRMLRAVRFAAKLDMTISDETAEPIPRLASLLHEIPPARLFEESLKLLQAGYGFRTAQLLREYQLFQPLFPLIARQFTERGDSPMERILDQVLKNTDHRLHNDMRVNPAFLFAAMLWYPVIEHAQKLAQEGGLTYYDAFSLAMNDVLDEQCRSLAIPKRITTLVRDIWSLQLRLSRRQGKRAHKLMEHPKFRAAYDLLALRAEVEQHRELLSLTQWWGEFQEATPASQKNMLGTLGDDAPPRRNRTRRPRKRAPRSGSNQ; the protein is encoded by the coding sequence ATGACGATTGTCCCGCGCGACGGCCACGACATTTCGCGCAGAGACATCAGCGACAACGCGCTGAAGGTACTCTATCGCCTGAACAAGTCAGGTTACGAAGCCTATCTGGTCGGCGGCGGCGTACGCGATCTGCTGCTGCACAAAAAACCGAAAGACTTTGATATTACCACCAACGCCACGCCGGAGCAGGTGCGCAAACTGTTCCGCAACTGCCGTCTGGTCGGTCGCCGTTTCCGTCTGGCCCACGTCATGTTTGGCCCGGAAATCATCGAAGTCGCCACCTTCCGCGGTCACCACGAACAGGTGCAGGAAACCGACGACAAAAATCTTTCCCAGCAGGCCCAGAACGGCATGCTGCTGCGCGACAACATCTTTGGCTCCATCGAAGAAGATGCCCAGCGCCGCGATTTCACCATCAACAGCCTCTATTACGGCATTTCGGACTTCACGCTGCGTGATTACACCGGCGGCCTGAAAGATCTGAAAGACGGCGTTATCCGTCTGATTGGTGACCCAGAAACGCGCTACCGCGAAGATCCGGTGCGTATGCTGCGCGCCGTGCGTTTTGCCGCCAAGCTGGACATGACCATCAGCGACGAAACCGCCGAACCTATTCCGCGTCTGGCTTCGCTGCTGCACGAAATCCCGCCTGCGCGTCTGTTTGAAGAGTCGCTCAAGCTGCTGCAAGCCGGTTATGGTTTCAGAACCGCGCAACTGCTGCGTGAATATCAGCTGTTCCAGCCGCTGTTCCCGCTTATCGCGCGTCAGTTTACCGAGCGCGGCGACAGCCCGATGGAACGTATTCTGGATCAGGTATTGAAGAATACCGATCACCGTCTGCACAACGACATGCGCGTCAACCCGGCGTTCCTGTTTGCCGCGATGCTGTGGTATCCGGTTATCGAACATGCGCAGAAACTGGCGCAGGAAGGCGGTCTGACCTATTACGACGCCTTCTCGCTGGCGATGAACGACGTGCTCGACGAGCAGTGCCGTTCACTCGCGATACCCAAGCGTATTACCACGCTGGTGCGTGATATCTGGTCCCTTCAGCTGCGTCTGTCTCGCCGTCAGGGCAAGCGTGCGCACAAGCTGATGGAGCATCCGAAGTTCCGCGCCGCGTATGACCTGCTGGCCCTGCGCGCCGAGGTGGAGCAACACCGCGAACTGCTGAGCCTGACGCAGTGGTGGGGCGAATTCCAGGAAGCGACACCGGCCTCGCAGAAAAACATGCTGGGTACGCTGGGCGACGATGCGCCGCCGCGTCGCAATCGGACTCGCCGCCCTCGCAAGCGCGCCCCGCGCTCGGGTAGCAATCAATGA
- the gluQRS gene encoding tRNA glutamyl-Q(34) synthetase GluQRS, whose protein sequence is MSTSSYIGRFAPSPSGDLHFGSLIAALGSYLHARSQGGQWLVRIDDLDPPREVAGSADRILATLEQYGLEWDGEVVWQSTRHEAYRETLDWLHRQGKSYYCTCTRQRITQLGGTYDGHCRLAGHGPENAAIRLVQTLPVSRFTDELQGEFIADAALAEEDFIIRRRDGLFAYNLAVVIDDHFQGVNHIVRGADLIAPTVRQLSLYRHLGLPAPGYVHLPLAVNANGDKLSKQNHAPALPGGDPRPLLVQTLLFLGQSLPECWQDLSLPLLLRWAVAHWSLEKVPRFASVSYD, encoded by the coding sequence ATGTCCACATCATCCTATATTGGTCGTTTCGCTCCTTCGCCTTCAGGCGACCTCCATTTTGGTTCACTGATTGCCGCACTCGGCAGTTATCTGCACGCCCGTTCGCAGGGTGGACAATGGCTCGTGCGCATTGACGATCTCGACCCGCCGCGTGAAGTGGCAGGTAGCGCAGACAGGATTCTGGCGACACTCGAACAATACGGACTGGAATGGGACGGCGAGGTAGTGTGGCAGTCAACACGCCATGAAGCCTATCGCGAAACGCTGGACTGGCTGCATCGACAGGGCAAAAGCTATTATTGCACCTGCACTCGCCAGCGCATTACCCAGCTGGGCGGCACCTATGACGGGCATTGCCGTCTTGCTGGACACGGCCCTGAGAACGCGGCGATTCGGCTGGTGCAGACGCTGCCGGTCAGCCGCTTCACCGACGAATTGCAGGGCGAGTTTATTGCCGACGCCGCGCTTGCCGAAGAAGATTTCATTATTCGTCGCCGCGACGGGCTGTTTGCCTATAACCTCGCCGTGGTGATTGACGATCATTTTCAGGGTGTGAATCATATTGTTCGCGGGGCGGACCTGATTGCGCCGACCGTTCGCCAGTTGTCGCTGTATCGTCATCTCGGGCTGCCCGCGCCCGGCTATGTGCATTTGCCGCTGGCCGTCAACGCCAACGGCGACAAGCTCTCCAAGCAAAATCACGCCCCCGCGCTGCCGGGTGGCGATCCGCGTCCTTTACTTGTGCAGACCCTGCTATTTTTAGGACAATCTTTACCAGAATGCTGGCAGGATTTATCTTTGCCTTTATTATTACGCTGGGCAGTGGCGCATTGGTCGTTGGAAAAAGTTCCACGATTTGCCAGTGTGAGCTATGATTAG
- the dksA gene encoding RNA polymerase-binding protein DksA, producing MQEGKTRKASSLSILAIAGVEPYQEKPGEEYMNDAQLTHFKKILEAWRNQLRDEVDRTVTHMQEEAANFPDPADRATQEEEFSLELRNRDRERKLIKKIEKTLKKVEDEDFGFCESCGVEIGIRRLEARPTADLCIDCKTLAEIREKQMAG from the coding sequence ATGCAAGAAGGGAAAACCCGTAAAGCCTCGTCCCTGAGCATTCTCGCCATCGCTGGGGTGGAGCCGTATCAAGAGAAGCCAGGCGAAGAGTACATGAATGACGCCCAGCTGACCCACTTCAAAAAAATTCTTGAAGCATGGCGTAATCAGCTCAGGGATGAAGTCGATCGTACCGTTACGCACATGCAGGAAGAAGCCGCTAACTTCCCTGACCCGGCAGACCGTGCCACTCAGGAAGAAGAGTTCAGCCTGGAATTGCGCAACCGCGATCGCGAGCGTAAATTGATCAAGAAGATCGAGAAGACGCTGAAAAAAGTGGAAGACGAGGATTTCGGTTTTTGTGAATCCTGTGGCGTAGAGATTGGTATCCGCCGTCTTGAAGCTCGTCCGACCGCTGATCTGTGTATTGACTGTAAAACTCTGGCAGAAATCCGCGAAAAGCAGATGGCTGGCTAA
- the hrpB gene encoding ATP-dependent helicase HrpB — MSSLPVSAVLDPIITALQQAPQVLLHAPTGAGKSTWLPLKILESGIIPGKILLLEPRRLAAKSVAYRLAQQLNEQPGDTVGYRMRAETKISAATRLEVVTEGILTRMVQQDPELAEYGLVILDEFHERSLQADLALALLLDVQQGLREDLRLLIMSATLDNARLSPLLPDAPVIVSEGRSFPVARHYLPLASHERLDEGVARIVSRLMAENSGSMLLFLPGVAEITRIHHLLNGRLRDDIDVCPLYGALSLDQQQKAIHPAPTGRRKVVLATNIAETSLTIEGITLVVDSGLERSAQFDPRSGLTRLVTQRISQAAMTQRAGRAGRLEPGQCWHLFGKDQAERAAAQSEAEILQSDLSGLWLELLQWGCQDPAQLTWLDAPPAVALNVAQQLLASLGAVDEQGRLSALGHSMAQLGCEPRLAAMLVHADRQGSDALATAALLAAIIEEPPRGGQPDIDYWLSRPQPHWQRRARQLAQRLSRTSGQIDSSLAPWLLAEAFSDRIAERRGLDGRYLLANGLGASLSQDDALSRAAWLVAPQLLQGNHSPDARILLAISLDVSQLAARLPKKVKEQTAVEWDEEKGTLRAWRRWQVGRLVLKAQPQAKPADEDLQQALIDWIRGQGLQALSWSVPAEQLRIRLSCAAKWLPESDWPAVDSQSLLDSLEQWLLPSLNGVRSLRALQQVDLHDALLRLLNWNQRQRLDANLPTHYTVPTGSRLPIRYHSDQPPTLSVRLQEMFGEQRSPMLAEGRVAVVLELLSPAHRPLQITRDLAAFWQGSYREVQKEMKGRYPKHPWPDNPAEAAPTRRVKKYS, encoded by the coding sequence GTGTCCTCACTGCCCGTCAGTGCCGTACTCGACCCGATTATTACTGCGCTGCAACAGGCGCCGCAGGTATTGCTGCATGCGCCTACCGGCGCGGGTAAATCAACCTGGCTTCCGCTGAAAATCCTTGAATCCGGCATTATTCCCGGCAAAATCCTGTTGCTCGAACCGCGCAGGCTGGCGGCCAAAAGTGTTGCCTATCGTCTGGCGCAGCAACTGAATGAGCAGCCCGGCGACACGGTGGGTTACCGGATGCGTGCCGAGACGAAAATCAGCGCAGCAACCCGTCTCGAAGTCGTTACCGAAGGCATTCTGACCCGCATGGTACAGCAGGATCCCGAGCTTGCCGAATACGGGCTGGTTATCCTCGACGAATTCCACGAGCGCAGTTTGCAGGCCGATCTCGCGCTGGCGCTGCTGCTCGACGTTCAGCAGGGGCTGCGCGAAGACCTGCGTCTGCTGATTATGTCGGCCACGCTCGACAACGCGCGGCTCTCGCCGCTTCTGCCCGATGCGCCCGTGATTGTCTCCGAAGGGCGCAGTTTCCCCGTGGCGCGCCATTACCTGCCGCTCGCCAGTCACGAAAGGCTGGACGAAGGTGTGGCGCGTATCGTCAGCCGACTAATGGCCGAAAACAGCGGTTCGATGCTGCTGTTTTTGCCGGGTGTGGCCGAAATAACCCGCATCCACCATCTGCTGAATGGGCGTCTGCGTGACGATATCGATGTCTGCCCGCTTTACGGCGCGCTGTCGCTCGATCAACAGCAAAAAGCCATTCACCCTGCGCCGACCGGTCGACGAAAAGTAGTACTGGCGACCAATATTGCCGAAACCAGCCTGACGATTGAAGGGATTACGCTGGTGGTGGACAGCGGCCTCGAGCGATCCGCGCAGTTCGATCCGCGCAGCGGCCTGACGCGTCTGGTCACCCAGCGCATCAGTCAGGCGGCGATGACTCAGCGCGCCGGACGTGCAGGGCGACTTGAACCCGGCCAATGCTGGCATCTGTTTGGCAAGGATCAGGCCGAACGCGCCGCCGCCCAGAGCGAAGCCGAAATTTTGCAGAGTGACCTGAGTGGATTGTGGCTCGAACTCCTACAGTGGGGCTGTCAGGATCCCGCGCAGTTAACCTGGCTCGACGCGCCGCCCGCCGTAGCGCTGAACGTCGCACAGCAGCTGCTTGCCTCGCTCGGCGCGGTGGATGAGCAGGGCAGATTGAGCGCGCTGGGCCACAGCATGGCGCAACTCGGCTGCGAACCGCGACTGGCCGCCATGCTGGTACACGCCGATCGGCAGGGCAGTGACGCGCTGGCGACGGCGGCACTGCTGGCGGCTATCATCGAAGAGCCGCCGCGCGGTGGGCAACCCGATATCGACTACTGGCTGAGCCGTCCGCAACCGCACTGGCAGCGGCGCGCACGCCAGCTTGCGCAGCGGCTGTCGCGAACCTCGGGGCAGATAGATAGCAGTCTTGCGCCGTGGCTGCTGGCCGAAGCCTTTAGTGATCGTATCGCCGAACGTCGTGGGCTTGACGGCCGTTATCTGCTGGCCAACGGCCTGGGGGCCTCGCTGTCGCAGGACGATGCGCTAAGCCGCGCCGCCTGGCTGGTTGCGCCGCAGCTGTTGCAGGGAAACCACAGTCCCGATGCACGTATCCTGCTGGCAATCAGCCTTGACGTCAGCCAGCTCGCGGCGCGCCTGCCAAAGAAAGTTAAAGAGCAGACCGCCGTGGAATGGGATGAAGAAAAAGGCACGCTGCGCGCATGGCGGCGCTGGCAGGTGGGGCGTCTGGTGCTGAAAGCCCAGCCGCAGGCCAAACCGGCAGATGAAGATTTGCAGCAGGCGTTGATCGACTGGATCCGCGGTCAGGGGTTGCAGGCGCTGAGCTGGTCGGTGCCTGCCGAGCAGCTGCGCATTCGCCTAAGCTGCGCCGCAAAATGGCTACCCGAAAGCGACTGGCCCGCGGTTGATTCTCAAAGTCTGCTGGACTCTCTCGAGCAGTGGCTTTTGCCGTCGTTAAACGGCGTGCGCAGCCTGCGGGCGCTGCAACAGGTTGATCTGCATGACGCGCTGCTGCGACTCCTTAACTGGAATCAGCGCCAGCGTCTTGACGCGAATTTACCCACCCATTACACCGTTCCGACTGGCAGCCGGCTGCCAATCCGCTATCATAGCGACCAGCCGCCGACGCTGTCGGTGCGGTTGCAGGAGATGTTTGGCGAGCAGCGCAGCCCAATGCTGGCCGAAGGGCGCGTTGCGGTGGTGCTTGAGCTGCTTTCTCCGGCACATCGCCCGTTGCAGATAACCCGCGATCTCGCCGCCTTCTGGCAAGGTTCGTATCGTGAAGTGCAGAAAGAGATGAAAGGCCGCTATCCCAAGCATCCGTGGCCGGATAATCCCGCCGAGGCTGCACCGACCCGTCGGGTCAAAAAATACAGCTAG
- the thpR gene encoding RNA 2',3'-cyclic phosphodiesterase: MSESRRLFFALALPPALQRRVIRWRAAHFEQDAGRPVAAANLHLTLAFLGEISEARAAALRDIAGRIHSPTFSLTLDDLGHWPRPGVVWLGTRRAPNALLQLASLLRSHAARNGCHQSTLPFHPHISLLRGATRPVALPAATPQWQLDATEFGLYESRYLRGRTRYQCLQSWPLVMPSSCE; this comes from the coding sequence ATGTCCGAATCACGCCGCCTGTTCTTTGCTCTTGCTCTGCCGCCCGCGCTGCAGCGGCGCGTTATCCGGTGGCGCGCCGCCCATTTCGAACAGGACGCGGGGCGACCGGTGGCGGCGGCCAATCTGCATCTTACGCTGGCTTTTCTGGGCGAGATTAGCGAGGCCAGGGCGGCGGCGCTGCGCGACATCGCAGGGCGCATCCACTCGCCCACCTTTAGCCTGACACTCGATGACCTCGGCCACTGGCCGCGTCCGGGCGTCGTGTGGCTCGGCACCCGGCGTGCGCCCAATGCCCTGTTGCAGCTGGCTTCCCTGCTGCGATCGCACGCGGCGCGCAACGGCTGTCATCAGTCGACGCTGCCGTTTCATCCGCATATTTCGCTGCTGCGCGGTGCCACACGCCCCGTCGCGCTGCCTGCCGCCACGCCGCAGTGGCAGCTCGATGCCACCGAGTTCGGCCTGTATGAATCCCGCTATCTTCGTGGCCGTACCCGCTATCAGTGTCTGCAAAGCTGGCCGCTTGTCATGCCCTCATCCTGCGAATAA